The Heptranchias perlo isolate sHepPer1 unplaced genomic scaffold, sHepPer1.hap1 HAP1_SCAFFOLD_53, whole genome shotgun sequence genome includes a region encoding these proteins:
- the LOC137315047 gene encoding probable G-protein coupled receptor 139 — MPTILHIKEIYYPVLAAFGFPANLVTIVILSKGNCGLSKCISVYMVTMATADLLVIIFNVIVYFIFSYRFPYSFLSYTAVCKFILCMNPATLDMSVWFTVSFAFDRFVSICCQKFKTKYCTVRTAAAVITTISVLICLENIPFWFAYEPDRIINSVHWGCHSRLGFFSSPVGAAYSWLKSVFVAWLPFSLILLFNCLTVRCILEASRARRGLRGRSSENQSDPEMKNRRKSIILLFTVSGSFILLWLTAIVSFLTTRLTHTVHNQADYAAPAYIATETGFMLMYLSSCTNTCIYAATQTKFREELKQMMKSPWTVMLIFVKKMKKYTKASCLN, encoded by the exons ATGCCAACAATTCTTCATATTAAGGAGATTTACTACCCAGTTCTCGCAGCCTTTGgttttcccg cgaacctcgtgacaatcgtgattctctccaaaggaaattgtggcctttccaaatgtatctctgtctacatggtgaccatggcaacagcagatctcctggtcattatcTTCAATGTAATCGTGTATTTCATTTTCAGTTATCGCTTTCCATattcattcctgtcctacactgccgtttgtaagttcattcTGTGCATGAATCCCGCTACCCtggatatgtcggtgtggttcacagtctcgttcgcatttgaccgatttgtatctatatgttgtcagaagtttaaaacaaagtattgtacagtgagaactgcggctgccgttatcacaaccatctctgtcctGATCTGTTTGGAGAACATCCCCTTTTGGTTTGCATATGAACCTGACCGAATAATTAACAGTGTTCACTGGGGTTGCCACAGCAGACTGGGCTTTTTTTCATCACCTGTGGGTGCAGCGTACTCCTGGTTAAAAAGTGTTTTCGTTGCATGGCTTCCTTTTTCtttgatattactgtttaattgtttgacagtcagatgTATTTTAGAGGCCAGtagagcccgcaggggactccggggtcgtagcagtgagaatcagagcgatccagagatgaagaaccgaaggaaatccatcattttactgttcactgtgtcgggcagttttatacttttGTGGCTGACAGCTATCGTTAGTTTTTTAACGACCAGACTGACACACACCGTGCATAATCAAGCCGATTATGCAGCTCCTGCCTACATCGCCACTGAAACCGGATTtatgctcatgtatttgagttcctgtacaaacacgtgtatttatgcagctacccaaacgaaattcagggaagagctgaagcagaTGATGAAATCTCCTTGGACAGTTATGCtgatatttgtaaaaaaaatgaaaaaatataCCAAAGCTTCCTGTCTTAATTAG